From a single Gadus morhua chromosome 3, gadMor3.0, whole genome shotgun sequence genomic region:
- the sumo2a gene encoding small ubiquitin like modifier 2a, protein MADEKPKEGVKTENNEHINLKVAGQDGSVVQFKIKRHTPLNKLMKAYCERQGLSLRQIRFRFDGQPINETDTPSQLEMEDEDTIDVFQQQTGGSST, encoded by the exons ATGGCAGACGAGAAGCCCAAG GAGGGAGTGAAGACCGAGAACAATGAGCACATCAACCTGAAAGTAGCTGGACAGGACGGCTCTGTGGTTCAGTTCAAGATCAAAAGGCACACGCCTTTAAATAAACTGATGAAGGCTTATTGTGAACGTCAG GGGCTGTCATTGCGACAAATACGGTTTCGATTTGATGGCCAGCCCATTAATGAGACAGATACACCTTCACAG CTTGAAATGGAGGATGAGGACACAATTGATGTATTCCAACAGCAAACGGGAGGCTCCTCTACTTAA
- the mchr1a gene encoding melanin-concentrating hormone receptor 1, translating to MDHNFLKLNAVYHLTFNLTFVLLYLVAKSTLQCSAILPTIYGIICFLGILGNCMVIYTILKKTKCRAKQTVPDIFIFNLSIVDLLFLLGMPFLIHQLLGNGAWHFGATMCTVITVLDSNSQIVSTYILTTMTLDRYLATVHPIRFNHVRTPCAASLAIGLVWALSLVTIIPVWMYVGLMPLPGGLAGCALLLPNPATATYWFTLYQFFLAFALPLAIICLVFFKILHHMATSVAPLPPRSLRVRTRKVTRMAVAICLAFFTCWAPYYILQLVHLGVQKPSAAFAYAYNIAISMGYANSCINPFLYLTLSETFKRQFLRAQKPLNREFRVVNLSTTNGGNVSLRLVPGGAQPPASQPHNEANGDGL from the exons ATGGaccacaacttcctcaaactcaACG CTGTTTATCATTTGACCTTCAATCTGACCTTTGTCCTTTTGTATCTAGTTGCAAAATCGACCCTGCAGTGCAGCGCCATCCTCCCGACCATTTACGGCATCATCTGCTTCCTTGGCATCCTGGGGAACTGCATGGTGATCTACACCATCCTGAAGAAGACCAAATGCCGCGCCAAGCAGACCGTCCCCGACATCTTCATCTTCAACCTGTCCATTGTGgacctgctcttcctcctgggCATGCCCTTCCTGATCCACCAGCTGCTGGGCAACGGTGCCTGGCACTTCGGGGCCACCATGTGCACCGTCATCACGGTGCTAGACTCAAACAGTCAGATCGTCAGCACATACATCCTGACCACCATGACCCTGGACCGCTATCTCGCCACTGTGCATCCCATCCGCTTCAACCACGTCCGCACGCCGTGCGCGGCCTCCCTGGCCATCGGGCTGGTGTGGGCGCTGTCCCTGGTCACCATCATCCCCGTGTGGATGTACGTGGGCCTGATGCCGCTTCCCGGCGGGCTGGCGGGCTGCGCCCTGTTGCTGCCCAACCCCGCCACCGCCACCTACTGGTTCACGCTCTATCAGTTCTTCTTGGCCTTTGCGCTGCCGTTGGCTATCATCTGCCTGGTGTTCTTCAAGATCCTGCACCACATGGCCACCAGCGTggctcccctgcccccccggaGCCTCAGGGTGAGAACCCGGAAGGTGACCCGCATGGCTGTGGCCATCTGCCTGGCGTTCTTCACCTGCTGGGCTCCGTACTACATCCTGCAGCTGGTGCACCTGGGGGTGCAGAAACCCAGTGCTGCCTTCGCCTACGCCTATAACATCGCTATCAGCATGGGCTACGCCAACAGCTGCATCAACCCCTTCCTGTACCTCACCCTCAGCGAGACCTTCAAGAGGCAGTTCCTGAGGGCCCAGAAGCCGCTGAACAGGGAGTTTAGGGTGGTTAACCTGAGCACCACAAACGGGGGCAACGTCAGCCTGAGACTGGTGCCCGGGGGGGCCCAGCCCCCGGCCAGCCAACCCCACAACGAGGCCAACGGAGACGGACTGTGA
- the gga3a gene encoding ADP-ribosylation factor-binding protein GGA3a, translating to MAGDGESLESWLNKATSSANRQEDWEYIMGFCDQINKELEGPQIATRLLAYKIQSPQEWEAMQTLTVLEACMKNCGGRFHNEVGKFRFLNELIKVVSPKYFGDRISEKVKNKVIEILYSWTVSLPDEAKISEAYQMLKKQGIVSVNPELPHDNTLIPSPSLRPKNPVFENEEKSRRLAELLKSKKPEDLQEANRIIKNMVKEDDVRAQKVTKTNRTLDEVDHRVKLLNEMLNHFSEEVSTDGDKDIIRELYGDCDKLRQTVFKLATETEDNDNNLGNILQASDDLSRVINSYKRIVEGQIINGEKEEHLTRHKAKQSEVLIDLAGLEPQGPAAATSSHLQAPPSSLSVPADLLCGAAVAPGPQGSFTATSLTLLDEELLFLGIGDPAPVVSQSTVTRPEPLDHQLTSLQDSSQDFDIFGSVSLPAPPSFSTFPVFSTNLSPGPPPAQCSRPSSTSHHSAVFYGSPYTNQSATTVPSLQSSSAATLSPAGCQSYSSTSSLPSYASATSFQTQVTSVPSPHAASTALSPPGSSNGILQDLDLLDLSSHKTTTGMLDVAGFLGAASTSSSPMPHLLGGMPAGPLVLPPAKSQADDSPLLRSLSPVLTPSQPSPGKGQEISLSSVKVSLEAIKPSKVCPVTAYDKYGIRVLLHFASDCPPDRPDVLVMVASMLNTAPLPVSHIVLQAAVPKSMRLRLQPPSGTELAAFNPILPPAAITQVILLANPLKEKVRMRYKLAFTLGEQPCSEIGEVEQFPPAEKWGAL from the exons ATGGCGGGCGACGGGGAGTCGCTGGAGTCTTGGCTCA ACAAAGCCACCAGCTCAGCTAACCGACAGGAAGACTGGGAGTATATTATGGGATTCTGTGACCAAATCAATAAAGAGCTTGAGGG TCCACAGATAGCTACAAGGCTGTTGGCTTACAAGATCCAGTCTCCACAGGAATGGGAAGCCATGCAGACCTTGACG GTTCTAGAGGCTTGCATGAAGAACTGTGGTGGAAGATTTCATAACGAAGTTGGAAAATTCCGCTTTCTAAATGAACTGATAAAGGTAGTTTCACCCAAG tacTTTGGTGACAGAATATCGGAGAAAGTGAAGAATAAGGTCATTGAGATTTTATACAGTTGGACTGTCTCTCTACCTGATGAAGCAAAGATCTCAGAAGCGTATCAAATGCTAAAGAAGCAAG GGATTGTGTCAGTTAACCCAGAACTCCCTCACGACAACACACTAATACCTTCACCTTCCCTGCGGCCCAAGAATCCTGTTTTTGAAAACGAAGAGAAGAGCAGG AGATTAGCAGAACTTCTCAAGAGCAAAAAGCCTGAGGACCTGCAAGAGGCCAACCGGATCATCAAAAACATGGTGAAAGAG GACGATGTACGGGCCCAGAAAGTTACAAAGACGAACAGAACCCTGGATGAGGTGGACCACAGGGTTAAACTCCTCAATGAGATGTTGAATCACTTCAGTGAAGAGGTCTCCACGGATGGGGACAAGGACATCATCAGG GAGTTGTATGGAGATTGTGATAAGCTAAGGCAGACAGTTTTCAAGCTTGCCACAGAAACGGAGGACAATGACAATAACTTGG GGAACATCCTGCAGGCCAGCGATGACCTCTCCCGTGTCATTAACTCCTATAAGAGGATTGTAGAAGGACAGATCATCAACGGAGAGAAAGAAGAACATTTGACTC GCCACAAGGCAAAGCAGTCGGAGGTCCTCATCGATCTGGCGGGCCTGGAACCccagggcccggcggcggccaCCTCCAGCCATctccaggccccgccctcctccctgtCCGTCCCTGCAGACCTGCTGTGCGGCGCCGCCGTCGCCCCTGGGCCTCAGGGCTCCTTCACGGCAACCTCGCTGACGCTGCTCGACGAGGAGCTGTTGTTCTTAG GTATCGGTGACCCTGCCCCTGTTGTAAGTCAATCCACCGTGACTAGACCTGAACCCCTGGATCATCAGCTGACATCCTTACAG GACTCCAGTCAGGACTTTGATATTTTCGGCTCGGTCTCACTTCCCGCCCCGCCCTCCTTCTCCACGTTCCCAGTGTTTTCTACCAACCTCTCCCCAGGGCCTCCCCCGGCCCAGTGTtcccgcccctcctccacctcacaccACTCTGCTGTCTTCTATGGGTCCCCCTACACCAACCAGTCAGCCACCACCGTCCCCAGCCTGCAGTCCTCCTCAGCCGCCACCCTTTCCCCTGCTGGCTGCCAGTCATACAGCAGCACCTCGTCTCTTCCAAGCTATGCTTCAGCGACTTCATTCCAAACGCAGGTCACCAGTGTGCCTTCGCCTCATGCAGCAAGCACTGCCCTGTCTCCCCCAGGCTCAAGCAACGGCATTCTGCAGGATTTGGACTTGCTCGACCTCAGCAGTCACAAAAC TACAACTGGCATGCTGGATGTCGCGGGGTTCCTAGGAGCAGCTtccacgtcctcctcccccatgcCCCATCTCCTGGGAGGGATGCCAGCAGGACCTCTGGTTCTCCCCCCCGCTAAGAGTCAGGCAGATGACAGCCCGCTGTTGCGCTCACTGTCGCCGGTCCTCACCCCGAGTCAACCCAGTCCAGGGAAGGGCCAGGAGATCTCCCTGTCCAGTGTCAAGGTCTCTCTGGAGGCAATCAAACCAA GCAAAGTGTGCCCGGTAACTGCTTATGACAAATACGGCATCCGAGTTCTGCTCCACTTTGCCTCCGACTGCCCACCAGACAGACCTGATGTACTGGTTATGGTGGCCTCCATGCTCAACACTGCCCCGCTGCCCGTCAGCCACATCGTTCTGCAGGCGGCAGTcccaaag TCTATGAGGTTGAGACTCCAGCCTCCATCCGGGACAGAGCTGGCGGCATTCAACCCCATTCTACCCCCTGCTGCTATCACCCAAGTCATCTTGCTGGCCAATCCACTCAAG GAGAAGGTGCGGATGAGATACAAGTTGGCGTTCACGCTGGGGGAACAGCCGTGCTCAGAGATTGGAGAAGTGGAGCAGTTCCCCCCTGCCGAGAAGTGGGGTGCTCTATAG